Below is a window of Desertibacillus haloalkaliphilus DNA.
GTTCCGCAAAAGCTTTGAATGAAGAGAGCTTGTCCCCTTTGAAATCACGGATCGCCTTATATAAACCGATCATCCCCTCTTGGACGATGTCTTCATGATCAGCTCCAATTAAAAAATAGGATCTCGCTTTTGCACGGACAAAGTTCTTATATTTATTTATTAAATATTCGAGGGCAGCACTGTCACCCTCTCGAACTCGGTCTACGATATGCTCGTCTTCTATTTGCTCAAAATTAGGATGTACTTTCTCCTTGAGGTCCATGCTCACTACTATCCCTCCGACCTTCGCTTTGTAAGTTTAAAATCATTATATAGCAACGCTTACATGAGCGTCAACAGCTTAACGCTCGCCTCGACGCCATTTTTCAAAAATTTCAACAATTTCTTTTGAAAGCGGTAATTTTGTCGAAGGTTCGTGTTTTTTCGTCTTTTCGACAACCTTTCCAATTCCCTGTTCAATCGTCTTCATTTCGATTAGCAGTTCACGAGCTGATTTCCTTAATGCTCCATTTCCGAAAATCACCGATTGCTCCGTATAATCAGATGTCGCCACATACACACGCGTTTCGATGTTCTTTAGTTCTAACACAAGCTTTTCAATACGTTCATCCGCCGTCTCATTTTCACGCGTATAAATGACATCAACACGAAAGTTATGATATTTCTTGCCCACACCATAAACCATGTGGGCATCAAAGATAATAATGACCTTATAGCCGGTATACGCTTGATATTCCGCCATTTTTTCAACAAGAAGATCACGAGCACCTGCTAAATCATTTTCTTTAAGCTTGGTTAGCTCAGGCCAAGCACCAATGATATTGTAGCCATCTACTAACAAAACATCGCCCATACTATTCGCTTCCTAGCAAATGGCGTTTCCGATAAACCTCGTACATAAGTAGACTCGCTGCTACTGAAGCATTTAAAGATGTGACATGCCCTACCATTGGTATTTTTATTAAGAAATCGCACTTTTCCTTGACAAGACGGCTGATTCCTTTACCTTCACTTCCAATCACAAGGCCAACTGGCAAATCAAACGTAGACTCGCGATAATCTTCCTTTGCACTCGCATCTGTTCCTACAAACCAAAGACCACGCTTCTTCAATTCATCCATTGTCCGAGCTAGATTAGTCACACGCGCCACTGGTACATATTCAATCGCACCCGTTGACGCCTTGGCAACGACTTGCGTTAATCCAACCGCACGACGTTTCGGAATAATGACTCCGTGAGCCCCCACAGCATCCGCTGTACGAAGAATAGAACCGAGGTTATGTGGGTCCTCCACCTCATCTAAAACGATAAAAAACGGATCTTCATTCGCCTTTTCTGCCTTAGCGAATAAATCGTCAATCTCTGCATATTCATAGGCTGCAACAGAAGCAACCACCCCCTGATGGTTTGGCGTATTAACGAGTTGTTCCAGCTTCTTTTTAGGCAC
It encodes the following:
- a CDS encoding NYN domain-containing protein — its product is MGDVLLVDGYNIIGAWPELTKLKENDLAGARDLLVEKMAEYQAYTGYKVIIIFDAHMVYGVGKKYHNFRVDVIYTRENETADERIEKLVLELKNIETRVYVATSDYTEQSVIFGNGALRKSARELLIEMKTIEQGIGKVVEKTKKHEPSTKLPLSKEIVEIFEKWRRGER
- the rlmB gene encoding 23S rRNA (guanosine(2251)-2'-O)-methyltransferase RlmB, whose translation is MSKEFIVGKNPILEALRSGHSINKIWIAEGANKGQMGKVVQMAKDNGVLVQHVPKKKLEQLVNTPNHQGVVASVAAYEYAEIDDLFAKAEKANEDPFFIVLDEVEDPHNLGSILRTADAVGAHGVIIPKRRAVGLTQVVAKASTGAIEYVPVARVTNLARTMDELKKRGLWFVGTDASAKEDYRESTFDLPVGLVIGSEGKGISRLVKEKCDFLIKIPMVGHVTSLNASVAASLLMYEVYRKRHLLGSE